A window from Mycoplasma phocoeninasale encodes these proteins:
- a CDS encoding DNA topoisomerase (ATP-hydrolyzing) — translation MDKNKKEQIEQITENIIERNMIDIMNERFGRYSKYIIQQRAIPDSRDGLKPVQRRILYSMWNLKLRNKEPFKKSARIVGDVIGRYHPHGDSSIYEALVRMAQEWKSNYPLIEMHGNKGSIDDDPAAAMRYTESRLEKISELMLKDLDRKVVAMAPNFDDSEYEPVVLPTLFPNLLINGAKGIAAGFATEIPPHNLGEIIDATIAMIKNPVISIPSLLKIVKGPDFPTGGIINGTDGIEKALETGQGKIMLSSKYHYVKNKKEEIVGIEITEIPFGVVKSKLVADIDSIAIDKVISGIKEVRDESDRDGISIYLDLEEDSSPQAIMTYLMNKTDLRISYNYNMIAIDNNAPCLLNLQTALFSYLGHLKEVNTNGIKFDLQKYKLRLEIVEGFIKVAEISDEVIKVIKNSDNSKRGVIEALVKTFNFTELQATAIAELRLYKLSRMDQIEFQNEKITLEENIQRCNLLLNDGYEFNKFLIKQLNEIKKDYDKPRKTEITEEKIKTDVDHKLLAKNEDFYFFISKEGYIKKISLKIFSANQLSNFKLKENDTLQYYDKINSFSKLIFFTNLGNYFILEAHIFKDNGWKEMGTHISTFVALESNEHIIRVMEIISFNSYIEIILISKYGFAKKVKLNDFDSKLSAKKRRCMSFKNSDDELIDAKIANNEKGIFIILNNGGYYFIDESVFNSTLDLKAQGIKLFSKLQTKDKVFISSYAMCSPFNSVIMITPDGYGKKWRVRDIEGVQRWGRGSRLYNVLNRVNCKPMYLEVVSDNLEFLYTNTNNEICSFDLNKFNHDSTKADKLIKLNYDFQNPGALIQAIKINELSDPSSSEKEAIKAKFLEIEKQAQNTNHDIILNASESLCQRYYINNFANESKDYSADLTEEEDDSIALFKESEVKDRPKLTFEQKMSAMNHIDVESLIEKVKEIKKK, via the coding sequence ATGGACAAGAATAAAAAAGAACAAATTGAACAAATAACTGAAAATATCATCGAAAGAAATATGATCGACATCATGAATGAGAGATTTGGAAGATATTCTAAATACATCATTCAACAAAGAGCAATTCCTGATTCACGTGATGGTCTTAAGCCAGTACAAAGAAGAATTTTATATTCAATGTGAAATTTAAAACTTCGCAACAAAGAACCATTTAAAAAATCGGCCAGAATTGTTGGTGATGTTATTGGTAGATATCACCCTCATGGTGACTCTTCAATATATGAAGCATTAGTTAGAATGGCACAGGAATGAAAAAGTAATTATCCATTGATTGAAATGCATGGGAATAAAGGATCAATTGATGATGACCCTGCTGCCGCTATGCGGTACACTGAATCAAGATTAGAAAAAATCAGTGAACTAATGCTAAAGGATTTAGACAGAAAAGTTGTTGCCATGGCACCAAACTTTGATGACTCTGAATATGAGCCTGTTGTACTACCAACACTATTTCCAAATCTACTAATTAATGGGGCAAAGGGAATTGCCGCTGGATTTGCCACTGAAATTCCACCTCACAATCTAGGTGAAATAATCGATGCAACAATTGCCATGATAAAAAATCCAGTGATCTCAATACCATCATTACTTAAAATTGTTAAGGGTCCTGATTTTCCAACTGGAGGAATCATTAATGGGACAGATGGCATTGAAAAAGCACTGGAAACTGGTCAAGGCAAGATTATGCTTTCTTCTAAGTATCATTATGTCAAAAATAAGAAAGAAGAAATTGTTGGTATTGAAATCACTGAAATTCCATTTGGGGTTGTTAAATCTAAACTAGTGGCAGATATTGATTCAATTGCCATTGATAAAGTAATTAGTGGTATTAAAGAAGTTAGAGATGAATCAGATCGAGATGGAATATCAATATACCTTGATCTAGAAGAAGATTCAAGTCCTCAAGCAATCATGACCTATTTGATGAACAAAACTGATCTACGAATTAGTTACAACTACAACATGATTGCCATTGACAATAATGCTCCTTGTCTTCTTAACTTGCAAACTGCTCTTTTTTCATACCTAGGACATTTAAAAGAAGTTAACACTAATGGTATCAAATTTGATTTGCAAAAGTATAAACTTCGCTTAGAAATCGTTGAAGGATTTATTAAAGTGGCAGAAATTTCTGACGAGGTTATTAAAGTTATTAAAAATAGTGATAATTCAAAACGTGGGGTAATTGAAGCTTTAGTCAAAACCTTTAACTTCACCGAACTTCAAGCAACGGCAATCGCTGAGTTAAGATTGTATAAGCTTTCGAGAATGGACCAAATTGAATTTCAAAATGAAAAAATCACTTTAGAAGAAAATATTCAAAGATGTAACCTACTGCTAAATGATGGCTATGAATTCAATAAGTTTTTAATTAAACAATTAAATGAAATAAAAAAAGATTATGATAAGCCAAGAAAAACTGAAATCACTGAAGAAAAAATTAAAACCGATGTTGACCATAAACTACTTGCCAAAAATGAAGATTTTTATTTTTTCATTAGCAAAGAAGGCTATATTAAAAAAATTAGTTTGAAAATTTTTTCAGCTAACCAATTAAGCAATTTTAAACTTAAAGAGAATGACACACTACAATACTATGATAAAATCAATTCATTTTCAAAATTAATTTTCTTCACGAACTTAGGTAATTACTTTATTCTTGAGGCTCATATTTTCAAAGATAATGGTTGAAAAGAGATGGGGACTCATATCTCAACTTTTGTGGCTCTCGAATCAAATGAGCACATCATCCGGGTTATGGAAATTATTTCATTTAATAGTTACATTGAAATTATTCTTATTTCAAAATATGGTTTTGCCAAGAAAGTTAAATTAAATGATTTTGATAGTAAATTAAGTGCTAAGAAAAGACGGTGCATGAGCTTTAAAAACAGTGATGATGAACTTATTGATGCTAAAATTGCTAACAATGAAAAAGGAATCTTTATCATTCTAAATAATGGCGGATACTACTTCATTGATGAATCGGTATTTAATTCAACTCTAGATCTAAAGGCTCAAGGAATTAAATTATTTTCAAAACTTCAAACTAAAGATAAAGTGTTTATATCATCATATGCGATGTGCTCGCCATTTAATTCAGTAATCATGATTACTCCTGACGGTTATGGCAAAAAATGAAGAGTCAGAGATATTGAAGGCGTACAAAGATGAGGAAGAGGTTCAAGACTTTATAATGTCCTAAACCGAGTTAACTGTAAGCCGATGTATTTAGAAGTTGTTAGTGATAATTTAGAATTTCTTTACACAAATACTAATAACGAAATCTGCTCATTTGATTTAAATAAATTCAACCATGACAGCACAAAAGCAGATAAACTAATTAAGCTAAATTATGATTTTCAAAATCCTGGTGCCTTAATTCAGGCTATAAAAATTAACGAACTAAGCGACCCTAGCAGCAGCGAAAAAGAAGCTATTAAGGCAAAATTTTTAGAAATTGAAAAACAAGCACAAAACACTAATCATGACATCATTTTAAATGCTAGTGAAAGTTTATGCCAAAGATACTACATTAATAATTTTGCTAATGAAAGTAAAGATTATAGTGCTGATCTGACAGAGGAAGAAGATGATAGCATTGCCTTATTTAAAGAAAGCGAAGTTAAGGATCGTCCCAAACTAACCTTTGAACAAAAAATGTCAGCAATGAATCACATTGATGTTGAATCATTAATCGAAAAAGTTAAAGAAATTAAGAAAAAATAG